The sequence below is a genomic window from Serinus canaria isolate serCan28SL12 chromosome 4A, serCan2020, whole genome shotgun sequence.
TAAGCAGGGCTTGGCCCAGCCATCGCCAGAAGTGCTTCCAGTCTCAGCTACTGGgcaaagcaaagaggaaatcaggagctggcagcagctggtggcagtctgcagctccagccacgctctggcagagccctggccccACCACTTGACTCCACCATGCTGTGGCAGCCAGTCCTGCAGGAAGCAGGGTGTGTTGGGACCCTCACCAGGGAGGGgaacaggaaggaaaggcagaactTCACCTTCCTGCCTGGGCCTCAGCGGGCCGCAGAGGTCCAGTGTGGagtgcagggtgctgctgcctcccagggTGCTTGTCAGGCTTCAGTCAGGTGCTGGCATGGAGCAGGAGGACATGAAAAGCCTGGGCTCTCACAGAGTCCTGGGACAGGATGTGGCCATGCAGAGACATGGCAGAGGGGCTCCATCAGGGACATGACCAGCTGACAGTGACATCAGCTGCCCTGTACTTCCCCAGGCAGTGGTGGGCAgggccagagcccagcctggtgaGTCTGTCTGGGAAGtgatgctgctggcagggtgcaatagctgctgctgggacagcatcTCCAGGGAGCCAGGAAACTCCATCCTGGCTCCTTGGCACGTGGATGATGGTGCAGAGCAAGCAAGCCTATGGCCAGTCTCCAGCCTGTAGGCTGGGTATGGCTTTCTAGGGCACCGGGAGGTGACAAACAGAGCTTGTGACTTCTCTTTGTCCCAGTGCATGGGACTGTACGTCAGGTACTTGGCAGAGTGAGGACTGTGCGTGCAGACAAGAGCTATGGACATGgtggctgggagccaggagccTCTGAACACTTCTGTTGCGGgaaggtgctgctctgcagagtggCACAGCCTTGGTTGCACAGGGGTTCTCTGCATTTCAGGgggccaggggcagccccaTGGGCACcacactgctgtgccagcaccgTTCAGGGGTCACCTGGAACAGTCCCTCATGGAAAGCAAGTGCTGGGGTCTGGCAGGGGTGCAGGCAGCACTTGGGGTGCAAAGAGGGCTGGTTGGAGAGCAGGGACCCCTGGGTGCACCCCGGACTGGCTGCCTTTCACGGCCCAGAGGCTCTGCTTCCTCACCACCCTTTGTATTCTGAGCACAAGCACCATTGACATGGGACTGGAGCGAAGCCACGCATTTCtctgcctgggccagggcctTTGTGGCCTCGTTTTCCAGGGCGAAAGTCCACTCCCTCTGTGTTCCTGGTGGCAGAAAGGCCCTCTTTGTGCATCTGGCAGCGTGCTCCTGCAGGGCCGGATTGgcactgagcagccccagctgggcaggaagcagcagggagggggtcGAGGGGGACTCTGACAAAGCAGTGGGGTGGGACACGGCAGGGTTAAGTGTCCCCAAGCAGGCATTAaccctcccactgctgccagcccacagcctggctcctcAAAGAAGCAGGGGCCAACTGGGCTGGAAGACCGTGCTGAGCCAGGGGCAGCATGTGCCCCTCAGGGGCCCAGGTAACACATCCCTGGGGTGGCTGGGGTAGCACAGGCTGCTTGACAAGGCCAGGCTGTGATGCAGCCATGGCCCCTCTTCTCCCCACACTAGGACAAGGATGCTGGGTCATCCCCTGCAATGGGAtccccagggagcacagcagcccttGGTTGCTTTCAGGAGCACCCACTTGCATTCCCAGCTGCCATCCTGccatccccacagcagccctgagctgagccCCCTGtgtgagcccagctcagcaggcaGCAAAGCTCAGGGAGAAGGCTGGGtgtgggctgcagtgctgggtcctTGCAGGGCTACAAGATCATCAATGCCTTCTCCATGCTGCATcctgcagtgcagcactggGATGTTGGAACCCTGCTGAGAGCTTCCTCCACTCCCTGCCTGTGTTGCAGGTCTCTTCCAGAGAGCCATTATCCAGAGCGGCTCCGCGCTCTCCAGCTGGGCAGTGAACTACCAGCCTGTGAAGTACACCAGCATGCTGGCTGACAAGGTGGGCTGCAATGTGCTGGACACCGTGGACATGGTGGACTGCCTGAGGCAGAAGAGTGCCAAGGAGCTGGTAGAGCAAGACATCCAGCCAGCCCGCTACCACGTGGCCTTTGGGCCAGTTATTGATGGGGATGTGATCCCGGATGACCCAGAGATCCTGATGGAGCAGGGCGAGTTCCTCAACTATGATATCATGCTGGGGGTCAACCAGGGTGAAGGGCTGAAGTTTGTAGAGGGTGTGGTGGACCCTGAGGACGGCGTCTCAGGCAGTGACTTTGACTACTCAGTCTCCAACTTTGTAGACAACCTGTACGGCTACCCCGAGGGCAAGGACACCTTGAGGGAGACCATCAAGTTCATGTACACAGATTGGGCCGACCGGGACAACCCTGAGACACGGCGCAAGACTCTGGTGGCCCTCTTCACTGACCACCAGTGGGTAGAGCCCTCGGTGGTGACAGCCGACCTGCACGCCCGCTACGGCTCCCCCACCTACTTCTACGCCTTCTACCACCACTGCCAGAGCCTGATGAAGCCTGCATGGTCCGATGCAGCCCACGGGGATGAGGTGCCTTACGTGTTTGGGATCCCCATGATTGGCCCCACAGACCTCTTTCCCTGCAATTTCTCCAAGAACGACGTCATGCTCAGCGCCGTGGTGATGACCTACTGGACCAACTTTGCCAAGACAGGGTGAGTGGGGATGGGTGCTGTGCCTCGGGGGTCTGCACTCACTGCAGCTGTatcctctggggctgtgctgtggtgggGGAGTAATCATACCCAGTGTGGGAcactgagctccctgtgcccagaggTCCCCATGTGCTGCACCTTCACTGGGGCCGTGGCATCAACCACAAAGCAAGAAGCTTAGATCATGGCCAGCCCCTGGGACAGGACCCAGCCAAGCCGCAGGGGTGGGGAGGCTTGTTGGCCCTGGTTATCTTGGGTGAGACTTGAGCCAGGGTTGGGTGTTGCCCAGTCATTCAAGACCTTTTGCCAGCCCGACCTGTGCCTCCACTGGCAAAGGTCCCCTCAGTTTCTGTCTCTGCATCAGCTCtccttctttgtttctttggctTTTCCCAGTGCTAGTTCTGTTCTGCCTGTGTTTCACAGGGACCCCAACAAGCCTGTCCCCCAGGACACCAAGTTCATCCACACCAAGGCCAACCGGTTTGAGGAGGTGGCCTGGTCCAAGTACAACCCCCGTGACCAGCTGTACCTGCACATTGGGCTGAAGCCACGGGTACGCGACCACTACCGGGCCACCAAGGTGGCTTTCTGGAAGCACCTGGTTCCTCACCTGTACAACCTGCATGATATGTTCCACTACacctccaccaccaccaaagTGCCACCACCTGACACCACACAGAACTCCCACATCACCCGCCGTCCCAACAGCAAGATCTGGACCACCAAGCGCCCCGCCATCTCGCCCGCCTACAACAGCGAGAATGGGAAGGAGAAGTGGAGCCCGGAGCAAGAGGCGGGCACGCTGCTCGAGAGCCCTCGCGACTACTCCACCGAACTGAGCGTCACCATCGCCGTGGGCgcctccctcctcttcctcaacGTGCTGGCCTTCGCCGCCCTCTACTACCGCAAGGACAAGCGCCGGCAGGACACGCACCggcagcccagcccacagcGCGGCGCCTCCAACGACATCGCCCATGCGCCTGATGAGGAGATGCCCTCCTTGCAGGTGAGCCAGGGGCACCACGAGTGCGAAGCTGTGCCATCCCACGACACCCTGCGCCTGGCCGCTCTGCCCGACTACACCCTCACCTTGCGCCGCTCTCCGGACGACATCCCGCTTATGACCCCCAACACCATCACCATGATCCCCAACTCGCTGGTGGGGCTGCAGACCCTGCACCCCTACAACACCTTCACCGCCGGCTTCAACAGCACGGGGCTTCCGCACTCACACTCCACCACCAGGGTATAGCTGCCCGCCGCCGGCGCACACGCATGCACGCACGCACACACACGCAGCAGACACTGGCAGAGGGACGGGCGGAGCCCGCAGAGCCCCCGGACGGAGGGGCAGCGCCCACAGAcggtgcagctcccagcccagagaccTGTGGGGTCCCAGAGCGGCCCCAGCGCTTTCTTTTGTTCCTATCTAACTTTTGAGAAGTGCTTTGACTCTCCTGGCCTCAGGGCCCCGTGGGTTGCCCCGGGACACCAGTGGGGTGCAGGAGGGACACGGTGTAGTCCTGCACAACCCACCCGTGCAGGTGGGCAGGGGTACCCCACTGTCAGTGGCCATGGGGTTCCCAGTGCCGTGGCTGTGCCTCCCAGTGGGGCGATCACATACCCAGTGCTGAGCCCACCGAGCACCCTGGGACTGACGAGAAGCGGGACCAGGCATCCCTCTCAGCCAGTGCCCAGACATCCCCAGGCATCTTGGCAGCCCTGGAAAAGGCTCCTTCACTGTGCTAAGAAGTGGCCCCAGGCCATGGTGCTATAGGCAGAGGGAATGGGCAGAGTCCAGGGACCTGGCCTTGTGCTGGATGCGGGCGCTGGGGCTGGTGCCGGGGCTCAGGgaccctgggagcagggccctgggCTGGAGACTTGGCACCTCTGCCCCTCTTTGCGCTGCAGAGAATCTCTTTTGTGTCAGtcatttctctttgcagagaCGTTTTTTAAGCAGATCTTTAGTTCTTTACACACTAACGGAGTCGCCGCGTTTTGTCCTTTGTAAAGATTTTAAAACCAAGTGTTCttgatataaaataaaaagccagtTAGAAGCCAGCGTGTGCGCACGGTGCCGGCCCCCCATGGCGCCCGCCTGCCATGGGTgggcaccaggcagggcagtgcctcCTGCACTGTGGGGCTGCgctcttttgtattttttgataTTCTCCCTCCTCTGTCACCCGTGCCCACGTATCTCAGCCAAAAAGCCTATCCAACGGCCTGCCTGCGAGCACCCCCGCCCCGGTCCCTCACCGCCACCACTGGCCAGTGCCACCCACCGCCCTGTGTGGGCATCACCTGCTCCGAGCACTGTCTGTTCACTCCCATGAACCCAGGACAGCCCCTCAtgctccccaccctgccctgctcccccaggagCATCCCACATCCCTTCACTactgccccagggctgtgctgcgCCCTCCCTGCCCATGCTTGTTGCCCGAAAGCAGAGCCAGTGCTTTGCAGCCTGCGGCAGGAGTGGGGCGACAGGATCAGGGTGAGCTGCTCATCAGCATCAACTCTGCCTCCTAGGTTGCTTCCACTGGGGCCTTTACCCCATCGTGGGGTGACCCCAGCTCCAGCATCCAGGATGTGCAGCTGGAACAGATGCCTGGGTAGGGACTCTGGGGGTGATGCAGCCTATGTGGGGCTGGGGCATCTGCCGTGGCCACCGAGCCACACGTGGCTCTAGGCAAGTGGCTTTGGTGTGGTCGGGCATGGAGAAGGCGCTGCAGGGGATCCCACGTGGGGTACCCCAGTCTCAGCCCCCCAAGGTGAGCACTAGCACCTGGGgcctggggaggcaggagaaagGGACAGGTCCTTGTGGGGACACCATATCTTGTCCCTGTGCAAGACGGTCCGGCTGGCAGACGCTGCCCGTGCTGGCGGCCGTGACGCACCGGTGCcggctggccctgctgcctgggGCCAGCGCATcgatggccctgctggccctACTGCCCGGGGCCAGCACAACAACGGCCCCGCACCCCGCCCCGCGCAGGGCTGAGGGTGAGGATGCTCGTTGGAGAATGTATTTATACCCTGTCACCCGCGCAGAGTAACAAAttccaaataaaacagaagtgatatttttaaaagcgGTGTGTCTCGCCTCTTCTTGGAGCATGCAGGGCCTTGGGACTACCGGGCTGGGTGGGTGGGGTGCCCTGTGCTGGTCCTCATGTCCCTGGTAACCCCCTACAGAGGTACGAAACAGGAGGACCCTGGTATCACACACCATGTCAGGGTGCTGGACACCCACATGCAAGCTGGCACCATACCATCCAGGACTGCCAGCACCGTGTGCCACAGTGGGGAGgtgtccccaaatcccccccgccctgctgcccccagcactgggaccCCATGTGGGAATGCATctgtcccacagccccctccctccaaacttcaaaccccttccccagcttttcccagctgagctcccctcCCCCTATTTGccaaagagaaaagctgctggtttcatttctttttaatgtaatttcaaCTGGAGTTGCCATGGAAACCAGGAACGGAATGGGGGGGGCTGAATTGCCTCCAGGCAGCACGAAGACACTGGAGCCAGGGCCGAGGCCCCGAGCCaggggagccagggcaggcagggggacaGGCTGTGAGGAAGCTGAGTGTGGGGCTCTGCCCTTCTCCCAACGGGGGACCTTTGCAGCTCCAGTGCCACGGGCACATGTCACCCTGTCCAGCACAGTGCCCCACACCCTGTGCTGGACCCCCCTAAaagccctggtgctgcccatTGTGGCATCCCACAGGATGCCTAGTGCCCTCTTGAAGAGGTGATGTCTTTCTGCCCCAGATTAGGGAATTGCTCTGCCCTTCTGCCCCTCTCCTCATCcttgcacagccccagctgcatGCTGCCACATGTGCCAGCATGGCCAACCCAGCTAGGACCGCAAGGCAAGCGAGTGACAGACAACCCACTGCTATTATGCTGCTGCCTTTGTAAAACTCCTGAGGCTGCCATCTGTCCAGGGTGTCCTTGACCATCAACAGTTTTCCTTTGGAGACCTGGCAAAGCTCAAGGGACACTGTATCCCAGAGGGTATGAACAGTTTACATCTGCGTGACAACTGTGGGACATCCTCTGCTTCAGGGGACATGTTTAGGGCTGTTGGCAAGGAGAACCATAAGGGAACTTAACTGCAAAGGCATCCCTGGCATGGGAAGGGTGACTGACCTGTGGCTGGCCTCTGGCTGCTTGAGGAttcacagccagcaggagggCAAGGATGCTGCTCTTCACAGAAGCATCACTGGGATAATGCTGTTCCCCACACCTCTGATGCACCCAGGACACAGGAGAGCAGACTCACAGGCAGGCAGAACAAGCTGTTATGTCTTAGGCTGCAAccccctctgccctgtgctgcagcagcacaaaggattTCTGTGCTCACCCACTGCCAGTGACCTTCCTGGCAGTTGACTCAGAGCAAAGGGTTTTGTCTCTCTGAGAACAGCAGCCTGGATCCAGGGATGCCTGTCTTGCTGCCAGTCCAAGCCTGGaacccagcagcccctgcactgcAGTGGCCATCCAGTGACAAGGCTGAGCCATTCAtagggccagccctgcctggagcaaaAGGCCAGGGAATAGGGGCTCTGGAAGCCTCCTCTGCAGTCCTCCTGACAGTGGAGATGTTTCAGTGATGGTTCAAGCTTGATTTCGTCCATCTTACCCATAGAGACTGCTGGGCTGCAAGTTCTCTGACCCTAGGAGAATGCCAGCAGCTGCGTCACCTCAGTCCCACCATCCGCATGCTGACTCAGTCCTGCCCATCTCATCAGCTTATCTGCGTTAGACCTGCCCACGTCTTTGAACTCTTCCGTTGCAACTTCAGACACCAATTAACTTCACAATTAGCGTCATTAACAAGGAACCCATTTCTGGCCCACGTGGTGGCGGGCGGGGCACTTTTCTGAGTACTGGAGGCAGCGCTGGCCACTGTTCAGTACAGCCTGTCCTTCACCGATGGCTTTTGCAGTTTAACCTGCTGCCAACAGCGAGGGGGCTGCCCGCGCTCCCGCCCAGCCCGAgacctctgctcctcccagccaaCTCCCTGCAAGGACAGCGGGCGGGCTGGACAGCAACGCCCCGggttcctcctcctcttcccgttttttttttttttctccatttttacaatattttagaAGGATTCCCACGCCGAGCCCCGCCGGTGCTGCCGCGGGCAGgtgcggccccgccgcccccggcccggccccgcagcgCCACCTCGTGCCACGGCCGGCGACACCCCCGCCGCACGGCCCGAGCCCCCCGGCGGCCCCTCGCCTGGCTCCCAGCGCCCCCCGGCCGTCCCTGTCCTAGCTCCCAGTAATCTCCAGTCACCCCTCGCCTcgctcccagtgccccccagtcACCCCTCGCCTGGCTCCCAGCGCCCCCCAGTCATCCCTATCCTAGCTTCCAGTAATCCCCAGTGATCTCCCGCCTGGCTCCCAGGGCCCTCTAGACTGGCTCCCAGGGACCCCTCTCCCCATGCCAGCCTCCCGCTGTGCCTGGTCCCACCTAGCTCAGCCCACCCCAGTGCTCACCAGTCTGCCCTGCTCTTGATAGCCCCCAGTGACCCCCACCCAGCCGGATTCGGATCGCTCCAGCCGGGCCCCACTAgccccctgctgccccagcgTGCCCTCCGCTGACCCCCAGAACCCGTCCAGGGTTCGGGACCTGGGCGGTGCCACCTCTGCCGCTCCTCGTCGGCGCTGCTGACTCAGGTGTGGCGGCTTATCAGAGACTGAGATTGTGGCCCCGACGGCCCCAGCCAGCCCGGCCACCGCCGGTATCTCACTGCCCACCGACCCCCGCCCCGTTGCGGGGGCACCCCTAGCGGCCCTCAGACGCTGCACAGTGCCACCCTGCCGTCCCCATGCGGGGACACCGGCACCATTGTCACCCTCATGCAAAGGACGGCGCACGGGCTCCTGCAGCCCGGCCCAGGGTCCCAGGATGAGCGGCAGGGTCGCCTTGTCCCACACGGGGTGCTGGGCGGCGGGACCTTGAAGCGGGCCAGCCGAGTTAATCGTTGACCGGCTGtttgccttttcccagctgcactTTTACACATTAAATATGGTATTGGTGGCTGCCCAGGGACCAGCCGGCAGCCTGAAGCACCCGACCAaggtgctccaggagctgggggtAGCCAGAGTCATCCCCCggggggagagcagagctctgccgCGATGTATATGTCTGGCTTGCAAGGAATGCAGCGGGGAGGATGCTCACAGCAGGGGAGTGGGGCCGCGGGGACCAGAAATCTCCCGGGGGACCGTCCTGgggggctggccctgccccgGTGCTGCAGTagccccagggctggccccGGGGGATGCTCAGCCGCGGTGGTGGGTGAGGTTGGGTGTGAACTAGGCTGGACACACCTGCGCTGTTTACTTGGCTAGTCCTGGAAGGAGCAAGGCTGTTTGGGAGGGGGTGGGTGACGTGCTTTCAGGGCAGTATAAAGTCCAGGGGGGTGGTGCGGTGCAGACTGATTGCTGCAATCCCCAAGAGCATTGATTTATTGCGCTGCTGTTGAGGTGAGGAGCTGGCGGGCACAGCACCGTTGCGGGGGTGGCCGCATGTCCCCCATCTGGGGAGCACCAGGGGGGCCGGAGTGGGGGCCCCAGCAGGACTCGGCCCTGCgcctgggagaggagagccGGCAATGCTGGCCCTCATGGCGGGAGTGGGGagaggggcactgggggcaccaGCGGCGTCCTCACAGCTTTGCAGGACGGTGCTTGGCCGCCACCGCTTGCACAGCTCCGGCTGCTCGCACCTTGGGCTAAGGGGAGGAGGTGGCATTTGGGATGGCATTaactgccctgccagcctgcaggcagccagctgggagggTTTACTGGGTACGCTGCTCCCCACCTGAGCCTGGGGACAAAACCCAAGGGACACggcaccatccctgcagggatggggcacagtGTGACGGTGTGGCTGGGACACCAGCCTTGGGGGGCAAGGGGGCTGTGCAAGCACAGGAATTGTTGTCCCAACCAGCATGTCCGAGCAGTAGGGCAGCGTCAGTGAGTCCCTCTCGG
It includes:
- the NLGN3 gene encoding neuroligin-3 isoform X1; this encodes MWLILWRSPLFPPVLQVPELVASWDLRLTLWVLSFASMVVEGQVYSPTVNTHYGKLRGVRVPLPSEILGPVDQYLGVPYAAPPVGEKRFMPPEPPPSWSGIRNATHFSPVCPQNIHNAVPEIMLPIWFTSNLDIVATYIQDPNEDCLYLNIYIPTEDGASAKKQGEDLADNDGDEDEDIRDSGAKPVMVYIHGGSYMEGTGNMIDGSILASYGNVIVITLNYRVGVLGFLSTGDQAAKGNYGLLDQIQALRWVSENIAFFGGDPLRITVFGSGIGASCVSLLTLSHHSEGLFQRAIIQSGSALSSWAVNYQPVKYTSMLADKVGCNVLDTVDMVDCLRQKSAKELVEQDIQPARYHVAFGPVIDGDVIPDDPEILMEQGEFLNYDIMLGVNQGEGLKFVEGVVDPEDGVSGSDFDYSVSNFVDNLYGYPEGKDTLRETIKFMYTDWADRDNPETRRKTLVALFTDHQWVEPSVVTADLHARYGSPTYFYAFYHHCQSLMKPAWSDAAHGDEVPYVFGIPMIGPTDLFPCNFSKNDVMLSAVVMTYWTNFAKTGDPNKPVPQDTKFIHTKANRFEEVAWSKYNPRDQLYLHIGLKPRVRDHYRATKVAFWKHLVPHLYNLHDMFHYTSTTTKVPPPDTTQNSHITRRPNSKIWTTKRPAISPAYNSENGKEKWSPEQEAGTLLESPRDYSTELSVTIAVGASLLFLNVLAFAALYYRKDKRRQDTHRQPSPQRGASNDIAHAPDEEMPSLQVSQGHHECEAVPSHDTLRLAALPDYTLTLRRSPDDIPLMTPNTITMIPNSLVGLQTLHPYNTFTAGFNSTGLPHSHSTTRV
- the NLGN3 gene encoding neuroligin-3 isoform X2; translation: MWLILWRSPLFPPVLQVPELVASWDLRLTLWVLSFASMVVEGQVYSPTVNTHYGKLRGVRVPLPSEILGPVDQYLGVPYAAPPVGEKRFMPPEPPPSWSGIRNATHFSPVCPQNIHNAVPEIMLPIWFTSNLDIVATYIQDPNEDCLYLNIYIPTEDDIRDSGAKPVMVYIHGGSYMEGTGNMIDGSILASYGNVIVITLNYRVGVLGFLSTGDQAAKGNYGLLDQIQALRWVSENIAFFGGDPLRITVFGSGIGASCVSLLTLSHHSEGLFQRAIIQSGSALSSWAVNYQPVKYTSMLADKVGCNVLDTVDMVDCLRQKSAKELVEQDIQPARYHVAFGPVIDGDVIPDDPEILMEQGEFLNYDIMLGVNQGEGLKFVEGVVDPEDGVSGSDFDYSVSNFVDNLYGYPEGKDTLRETIKFMYTDWADRDNPETRRKTLVALFTDHQWVEPSVVTADLHARYGSPTYFYAFYHHCQSLMKPAWSDAAHGDEVPYVFGIPMIGPTDLFPCNFSKNDVMLSAVVMTYWTNFAKTGDPNKPVPQDTKFIHTKANRFEEVAWSKYNPRDQLYLHIGLKPRVRDHYRATKVAFWKHLVPHLYNLHDMFHYTSTTTKVPPPDTTQNSHITRRPNSKIWTTKRPAISPAYNSENGKEKWSPEQEAGTLLESPRDYSTELSVTIAVGASLLFLNVLAFAALYYRKDKRRQDTHRQPSPQRGASNDIAHAPDEEMPSLQVSQGHHECEAVPSHDTLRLAALPDYTLTLRRSPDDIPLMTPNTITMIPNSLVGLQTLHPYNTFTAGFNSTGLPHSHSTTRV
- the NLGN3 gene encoding neuroligin-3 isoform X3 codes for the protein MVYIHGGSYMEGTGNMIDGSILASYGNVIVITLNYRVGVLGFLSTGDQAAKGNYGLLDQIQALRWVSENIAFFGGDPLRITVFGSGIGASCVSLLTLSHHSEGLFQRAIIQSGSALSSWAVNYQPVKYTSMLADKVGCNVLDTVDMVDCLRQKSAKELVEQDIQPARYHVAFGPVIDGDVIPDDPEILMEQGEFLNYDIMLGVNQGEGLKFVEGVVDPEDGVSGSDFDYSVSNFVDNLYGYPEGKDTLRETIKFMYTDWADRDNPETRRKTLVALFTDHQWVEPSVVTADLHARYGSPTYFYAFYHHCQSLMKPAWSDAAHGDEVPYVFGIPMIGPTDLFPCNFSKNDVMLSAVVMTYWTNFAKTGDPNKPVPQDTKFIHTKANRFEEVAWSKYNPRDQLYLHIGLKPRVRDHYRATKVAFWKHLVPHLYNLHDMFHYTSTTTKVPPPDTTQNSHITRRPNSKIWTTKRPAISPAYNSENGKEKWSPEQEAGTLLESPRDYSTELSVTIAVGASLLFLNVLAFAALYYRKDKRRQDTHRQPSPQRGASNDIAHAPDEEMPSLQVSQGHHECEAVPSHDTLRLAALPDYTLTLRRSPDDIPLMTPNTITMIPNSLVGLQTLHPYNTFTAGFNSTGLPHSHSTTRV